One Lachnospiraceae bacterium C1.1 genomic region harbors:
- the nifH gene encoding nitrogenase iron protein, which yields MPELRQIAIYGKGGIGKSTTTQNLTAGLCEHGKKVMVVGCDPKADSTRLLLGGLAQKTVLDTIREEGEDIELDRIMKEGYGGTRCVESGGPEPGVGCAGRGIITSINMLENLGAYTDDLDYVFYDVLGDVVCGGFAMPIREGKAKEIYIVASGEMMALYAANNISKGIQRYARTGGVRLGGIICNSRNVDRELDLLRAFAKELGTKLLYFVPRDNVVQHAEINKKTVIEYKPESNQAQEYRNLAKAVIENQDFVIPKPMTQERLEEILMEYGMMELADDYKI from the coding sequence ATGCCAGAGTTAAGACAGATTGCGATCTATGGAAAAGGCGGGATCGGTAAATCCACAACTACACAGAACCTTACAGCGGGTCTCTGTGAGCACGGGAAGAAGGTAATGGTTGTAGGGTGTGATCCGAAAGCAGACTCTACAAGGCTTTTGCTTGGAGGGCTTGCACAGAAGACAGTGCTGGATACGATCCGTGAGGAAGGTGAGGATATCGAGCTTGACAGAATCATGAAGGAGGGCTACGGAGGCACACGATGCGTGGAATCAGGCGGACCGGAGCCGGGCGTAGGATGTGCAGGAAGAGGAATCATAACCTCGATAAACATGCTCGAAAACCTTGGTGCGTATACTGATGATCTCGACTATGTCTTTTACGATGTCCTTGGAGATGTGGTCTGCGGCGGATTTGCAATGCCGATACGAGAGGGAAAGGCAAAGGAGATATACATTGTCGCAAGTGGGGAAATGATGGCGCTTTATGCTGCAAATAATATCTCAAAGGGAATCCAGAGATATGCACGCACCGGTGGGGTAAGGCTCGGCGGCATTATCTGTAATTCGAGAAATGTAGACAGGGAGCTTGACCTGCTGAGGGCTTTTGCAAAGGAGCTCGGAACCAAACTTCTTTACTTTGTTCCAAGAGATAATGTGGTTCAGCATGCGGAAATAAATAAAAAGACAGTCATCGAATACAAACCTGAATCCAACCAGGCTCAGGAATACAGGAATCTTGCGAAGGCAGTCATTGAAAATCAGGATTTCGTGATCCCGAAACCAATGACGCAGGAAAGGCTTGAAGAAATACTTATGGAATATGGAATGATGGAACTCGCTGACGATTACAAGATATGA
- a CDS encoding nitrogenase component 1 — MAINLSNSNLATRENRIGSITGYVGTLKDLAEKSECGTLKGCSRCFSQSSTCLSTCGLSQLAAIRDVAVIHHGPAGCSVAGANSYYMSRVMARKRGVTSNTIYVGTDMNENDTIFGSTQALRDIILEVNKRYKPKAIFVSSSCATGIIGEDIDSIVDEVRDEVGVPIAAVHCEGFKSRIWATGFDISDHAVLQEIVRPPREGVKTNKINFKNFFESARPEIIEMFKNFDLEPVFLYCNSTVEELSHISESLATTCICGTLGNYLGNGLEEKYGVPYVRSINQCGIAGFESWLREIGRVTGRSEKVSKYIEEQRAIYLPQIEEVKKELKGLTAVLGMGPGYTFEVSRVLNELGITVKWALAWHYDKKYENGDVPPSMKYLLDNDIDFEASVADQQNYEVMNILKRYKPDMYLSRHPGSTVWAIKNGTPAIYVADEYMIFGYKHTLEFAKTIADTIKNRSFEENLAKRSRLPYTDWWYGQNVDKFLEEAN, encoded by the coding sequence ATGGCTATCAATCTATCAAATTCCAATCTTGCAACACGTGAGAACAGGATTGGATCTATCACAGGGTATGTCGGAACACTTAAAGACCTGGCAGAGAAAAGTGAATGTGGAACCCTGAAGGGATGCTCCAGATGCTTCTCGCAGTCGAGCACATGTCTTTCAACCTGCGGACTGAGCCAGCTGGCGGCTATAAGGGACGTGGCGGTAATACACCACGGACCTGCCGGATGCTCTGTGGCCGGGGCTAACTCATATTATATGTCGAGGGTAATGGCAAGGAAGAGAGGGGTTACAAGCAATACGATCTATGTCGGGACAGACATGAACGAGAACGACACGATTTTCGGCTCTACACAGGCTTTAAGGGATATAATCCTCGAAGTGAACAAAAGATATAAGCCAAAGGCGATTTTTGTATCAAGTTCCTGCGCAACGGGAATCATAGGTGAGGACATTGACAGTATTGTTGATGAAGTAAGGGATGAGGTAGGAGTGCCGATAGCGGCAGTTCACTGTGAAGGCTTTAAATCAAGAATATGGGCAACGGGATTCGACATTTCGGATCATGCCGTGCTGCAGGAGATAGTCAGACCTCCCAGAGAAGGCGTTAAAACAAATAAGATCAACTTTAAGAATTTCTTTGAGAGCGCGAGACCTGAGATCATCGAAATGTTTAAGAATTTCGACCTTGAGCCGGTATTTCTTTACTGCAATTCGACAGTAGAAGAGCTTTCACATATTTCCGAAAGTCTTGCAACTACATGTATCTGCGGAACACTGGGAAATTATCTTGGAAACGGACTTGAGGAAAAATATGGCGTGCCATACGTGAGAAGCATTAACCAGTGCGGAATTGCCGGATTTGAAAGCTGGCTCAGGGAAATAGGACGTGTTACCGGCAGGAGCGAAAAGGTTTCAAAATATATAGAAGAGCAGAGGGCAATTTATCTTCCACAGATAGAGGAGGTAAAAAAGGAGCTTAAAGGTCTTACTGCGGTGCTTGGCATGGGTCCGGGCTACACTTTTGAGGTTTCACGAGTATTAAATGAGCTGGGCATCACTGTGAAATGGGCTCTTGCATGGCATTATGACAAGAAATATGAAAATGGTGATGTTCCGCCATCCATGAAATATCTGCTGGATAATGATATCGACTTCGAGGCAAGCGTTGCAGACCAGCAGAATTATGAGGTTATGAATATCTTAAAACGCTATAAGCCTGATATGTACCTTTCAAGACATCCGGGCTCAACGGTATGGGCTATAAAGAACGGCACGCCTGCAATATATGTTGCAGATGAATATATGATATTCGGGTATAAGCATACGCTGGAGTTCGCAAAAACAATAGCTGATACTATCAAAAACAGAAGCTTTGAAGAAAATCTTGCGAAGCGGTCACGCCTTCCTTATACGGACTGGTGGTATGGGCAGAATGTTGACAAATTCCTTGAGGAGGCGAACTGA
- a CDS encoding nitrogenase component 1: MAKLLDKQRYKCALGAMQTVQAIERAIPVLHSGPGCAQKLSDTTGSSGYFSPNIFPCTSINEKDVVFGGTKKLHSTIDNALKVIDADLYIVLTGCIPEIVGDDSGEIVSEFADSEKPVLYAPTAGFKGNNYKGHEQVVDAIIDQYLKKSDLREEGLVNIWADVPYQDLFWLGNIRELERLISEIGLTPNTIFGFKRGIKNINRIPNAQFNLLISPWVGLSNMKKMERKLGIPYLHYPTLPIGAAETSKFLREVAEFAGVEDEKVEKVIKEHEDYYYYLIERYADLFLENRVINKQFSVVADAQYALGITKFLVNDLGLVPAKQFITDDTPKNHRERISEEFKKLNFGITAEVAFETDGHRIHEEIRNHDYHGYPLILGGYYEKEVTESLKGNFLNISWPVQDKVVFDDFYAGYTGGIRLIEDIYTIAVQRFN; encoded by the coding sequence ATGGCTAAATTACTTGATAAACAGAGATATAAATGTGCCCTTGGGGCAATGCAGACTGTGCAGGCGATAGAGAGGGCGATCCCCGTATTACATTCGGGTCCCGGATGCGCACAGAAACTGTCAGATACAACGGGAAGCTCAGGATATTTTTCACCGAATATTTTTCCATGCACAAGTATTAACGAGAAGGATGTTGTATTCGGTGGAACAAAAAAGCTTCATTCAACTATAGATAATGCGCTTAAGGTTATTGATGCAGACCTTTATATTGTGCTTACCGGCTGCATACCTGAGATAGTGGGAGATGATTCCGGCGAGATAGTGTCAGAGTTTGCAGATTCGGAAAAACCTGTTCTTTATGCACCCACAGCAGGGTTTAAGGGCAATAATTATAAAGGGCATGAACAGGTGGTAGATGCTATCATAGACCAGTACCTGAAAAAATCAGATTTAAGGGAGGAAGGTCTTGTCAATATCTGGGCAGATGTACCGTATCAGGATTTATTCTGGCTTGGGAATATCAGGGAATTAGAAAGGCTCATCAGTGAGATCGGCCTTACGCCAAACACTATTTTTGGATTCAAGAGGGGAATTAAAAATATAAACCGTATTCCCAATGCCCAGTTTAATCTTCTCATTTCTCCATGGGTCGGACTTTCCAACATGAAAAAAATGGAAAGAAAGCTTGGAATACCATACCTGCATTATCCGACCCTTCCTATAGGTGCTGCGGAAACGAGTAAGTTTCTGCGTGAAGTTGCTGAATTTGCAGGAGTTGAAGATGAAAAGGTTGAAAAAGTCATTAAAGAGCATGAGGACTATTATTATTACCTCATTGAAAGATATGCAGACTTATTCCTCGAAAACAGAGTCATCAACAAGCAGTTTAGTGTTGTGGCAGATGCACAATATGCCCTTGGGATTACTAAATTTCTGGTTAACGATCTAGGGCTTGTTCCGGCAAAGCAGTTCATCACGGATGATACGCCGAAAAACCACAGGGAGAGGATTTCAGAGGAATTTAAAAAGCTCAATTTCGGCATTACCGCGGAGGTTGCCTTTGAAACAGACGGACACAGGATACATGAAGAGATCAGGAATCATGATTATCATGGATATCCCCTTATCCTCGGCGGCTACTATGAGAAAGAGGTTACGGAAAGTCTCAAAGGGAATTTCCTGAATATTTCATGGCCGGTTCAGGACAAGGTCGTATTTGATGATTTTTATGCCGGATATACCGGAGGGATAAGGCTTATCGAGGATATCTATACCATTGCGGTACAGAGGTTTAATTAA
- a CDS encoding NifB/NifX family molybdenum-iron cluster-binding protein, translating to MAYKIAVGTSDGINIDLKFGEIKQINIYEADGNKYRLIEKREISELNAQKCGNYTGESGKSAGNNNCGSGGCGNGSGCSGPSEVSERVDLISDCRCLVCKKIGFQAQKQLERKAISYFDVTCSVSEALGKITDYYEKIEKRKGGIKNG from the coding sequence ATGGCTTATAAAATAGCAGTTGGGACATCAGACGGAATAAATATCGATCTGAAATTCGGGGAAATAAAGCAGATAAATATCTATGAAGCTGATGGAAATAAATACAGGCTTATTGAAAAACGTGAAATTTCAGAGCTGAACGCACAGAAATGCGGAAATTACACAGGAGAATCAGGAAAGTCAGCAGGGAACAATAATTGCGGCAGCGGTGGATGTGGAAATGGCAGCGGATGCTCCGGTCCATCGGAGGTATCGGAGAGGGTTGATCTGATATCTGACTGCAGATGTCTTGTCTGCAAGAAAATCGGCTTTCAGGCACAGAAACAGCTTGAAAGAAAAGCAATCTCGTATTTCGATGTAACATGCAGTGTTTCTGAAGCCTTGGGAAAAATAACGGACTATTATGAAAAAATAGAAAAGAGAAAAGGCGGGATAAAAAATGGCTAA
- a CDS encoding cysteine synthase family protein, translated as MAKINRSIAELVGKTPLLELVNFEKKHDLKARILVKLEYFNPNQSVKDRIALAMIEDAEKKGLLKPGYTVVETTSGNTGIGLAAIAAAKGYKFRVYVQDNVSQERFQVIQAFGGETIKLSEEPAIAEVLEATNGDFVAAIAALRDKVLSKEKDIYFVDQVSNPANPAIHEATTGPEIWEDTDGNVDIFVANVGTGGTVSGTGKYLKSKNPNIKIVAIQPGPGSLPSEENPEPDEITGVHPFEGIPAERVPATMNLDIYDEKFEVETWQAYEAAREVARSEGILVGTSSGAAIHAAAEIAKRPENEGKTIVAVLPDTGLRYLSTGLFK; from the coding sequence ATGGCTAAAATAAACAGATCTATAGCAGAGCTTGTCGGAAAAACACCGTTGCTGGAGCTTGTGAATTTTGAAAAGAAGCATGACCTGAAAGCAAGGATACTTGTAAAGCTCGAATATTTCAATCCGAACCAGAGTGTAAAGGACAGGATAGCGCTTGCAATGATCGAGGATGCTGAGAAAAAGGGACTTTTGAAACCAGGATATACAGTTGTAGAAACAACCAGCGGAAATACAGGCATAGGGCTTGCTGCGATCGCGGCAGCTAAAGGCTATAAATTCAGAGTCTATGTGCAGGATAACGTAAGTCAGGAAAGATTTCAGGTCATTCAGGCATTCGGTGGAGAGACGATAAAGCTTTCAGAAGAGCCTGCCATTGCAGAAGTGCTCGAAGCGACAAATGGGGACTTCGTTGCTGCGATAGCTGCCCTGAGGGATAAGGTTCTTTCTAAAGAGAAGGATATATATTTTGTGGATCAGGTTTCAAATCCGGCAAATCCTGCCATACATGAGGCAACAACAGGCCCGGAGATATGGGAGGATACGGATGGCAACGTCGATATATTCGTGGCAAATGTTGGAACGGGTGGAACTGTGTCGGGAACCGGAAAATATCTTAAGAGTAAAAATCCGAATATAAAGATTGTCGCAATTCAGCCGGGTCCCGGTTCTCTTCCAAGTGAAGAAAATCCTGAACCGGACGAGATAACAGGTGTTCACCCGTTTGAAGGAATACCTGCGGAAAGAGTTCCTGCCACGATGAACCTTGATATATATGATGAAAAATTTGAGGTGGAAACCTGGCAGGCTTATGAGGCAGCAAGGGAAGTCGCCAGAAGCGAGGGAATACTTGTGGGAACTTCATCAGGAGCTGCCATCCATGCAGCGGCAGAAATCGCAAAAAGACCGGAGAATGAAGGAAAGACAATAGTTGCCGTATTGCCGGACACAGGACTTAGGTATCTTTCCACAGGGCTTTTTAAATGA
- a CDS encoding nitrogenase component 1 — translation MIKYSGVRESRPGRLNDLGTTGAEVEENFRKGCLKRADRSFAQGLQCQQINSMAALMSLEDSVFISHSPQGCVGCSIMAVDMYRVGQIHRGIKNVKNPRIIVTNIDQKSVVFGGEKKLRDSVRKAVERYAPKLIFVYASCASGIIGDDIDAISSDLQLEYPDTIIIPIHCEGFKSKICASGFDAAFISINKYILKGVKVPKEKNLVNLFAPTTVSYADQKEMERMLTLIGAEVNYIPFYSSLEKIRRIPAATASTSICKVFADEFMKTLWEDYEIPYSHTVMPIGIRNTDKWYRGIAKILNKEDEVEEIIAKEHERIEPLVAKLRERLQGKRVFICGGTGRSFAAAALIDDFGMELVGLETPTYDDDAQSDIEYLNGIHKNYVVDIANMQPFEQVNLVNKLKPDAFIGVPEWAAKLGIPTTHVLDGKRPTMGYDGLLFLGNKIADQLQNPGFNKKLAQHVRLPYKDSWYGEDAFKYITGKDA, via the coding sequence GTGATTAAATATTCAGGTGTAAGGGAGAGCCGTCCGGGAAGATTAAATGATCTTGGGACAACAGGGGCGGAAGTTGAAGAAAATTTCAGAAAAGGGTGTCTGAAAAGGGCTGACAGGAGCTTTGCACAGGGACTTCAGTGCCAGCAGATAAACAGTATGGCCGCACTTATGTCTCTTGAAGATTCTGTTTTTATTTCTCATTCACCCCAGGGTTGTGTCGGATGCTCTATAATGGCTGTCGACATGTACAGGGTCGGGCAGATTCACAGGGGAATAAAAAACGTAAAAAATCCAAGGATCATCGTAACAAATATCGACCAGAAAAGCGTTGTTTTCGGTGGAGAGAAGAAACTGAGGGATTCAGTCAGGAAGGCTGTTGAAAGATATGCACCTAAGCTTATTTTCGTGTATGCCTCATGTGCTTCGGGAATAATAGGAGATGATATTGATGCCATTTCATCCGATCTGCAGTTGGAATATCCTGACACGATCATCATTCCCATTCATTGCGAGGGCTTTAAGTCAAAGATATGCGCATCAGGTTTTGACGCGGCTTTCATTTCGATCAATAAATATATACTTAAGGGAGTAAAAGTCCCTAAGGAAAAAAATCTGGTCAACCTCTTTGCACCCACGACGGTAAGCTATGCAGATCAGAAGGAAATGGAAAGAATGCTTACGCTTATTGGTGCAGAGGTAAATTACATACCGTTTTACAGTTCACTGGAAAAGATCAGAAGGATACCTGCCGCAACGGCATCGACTTCCATATGTAAGGTATTTGCGGATGAATTTATGAAAACTCTTTGGGAAGACTATGAAATTCCATATTCACATACTGTAATGCCTATCGGAATCAGAAATACCGATAAGTGGTACAGAGGTATAGCAAAGATCCTTAATAAAGAAGATGAAGTCGAGGAGATAATAGCAAAGGAACATGAAAGAATTGAGCCACTTGTTGCGAAACTCAGGGAGAGGCTTCAAGGCAAAAGGGTATTTATCTGCGGTGGAACGGGAAGGTCTTTTGCAGCAGCTGCATTGATTGATGATTTTGGAATGGAGCTTGTCGGACTTGAAACTCCTACATACGATGATGATGCACAGTCTGATATTGAATATCTCAATGGAATCCACAAAAACTATGTTGTGGATATTGCGAACATGCAGCCGTTTGAACAGGTTAATCTGGTAAATAAACTTAAACCGGATGCGTTCATAGGTGTTCCTGAATGGGCAGCAAAGCTTGGGATACCTACAACTCATGTTCTCGATGGAAAGAGACCGACTATGGGATATGATGGTCTGCTTTTCCTCGGAAATAAGATCGCAGACCAGCTTCAGAACCCGGGATTTAATAAAAAACTGGCTCAGCATGTACGGCTTCCGTACAAAGATTCATGGTATGGTGAGGATGCATTTAAATACATAACAGGAAAGGATGCTTGA
- a CDS encoding nitrogenase component 1, with product MSEIMENPKGGCVLAGINSVLGAIDRVCPVYHSGPGCCMQTTAADQGQSGHKNSCFLSGVSLPSSNMLEKEVVFGGLDKLKSTIKGALEIIDADAYFVLTGCTAGIIGDDVVSVAEEFREQGYEVYAIDTPGFAGDSNLGYEIVWNNLIDNVIEEPSEKDDKLVNIFGIIPYHDPFWSGSLEEIARILSGLGLRVNTFFTGHQNIETVKKCSNAALNIIVNPWLFKGPAEKFERKFGVPYVRIPGLFIGATDTTEFIRKVADAMKLDRQKTEDYIRAEEDYVYNYLAQAIGVVSWKRFAVVADANNAVGITRYLANDYSFTPVLVIITEPIFRQEDKERIVSEISRLEYASPPKVIFETDQYEINRAIREEENEITLLLGSSNEREVALEKDIQFILASFPMNERLVFNRTYAGYRGSLTFTEDIYDNN from the coding sequence ATGTCTGAAATTATGGAGAATCCAAAAGGCGGATGTGTCCTTGCCGGAATTAATTCCGTACTTGGTGCTATAGACAGGGTATGTCCTGTATATCATTCAGGACCCGGATGCTGTATGCAGACAACAGCAGCTGATCAGGGACAGTCCGGACATAAAAACTCCTGCTTTTTAAGCGGTGTATCACTTCCTTCGAGCAATATGCTTGAAAAGGAAGTAGTATTTGGAGGTTTGGATAAGCTTAAGTCTACTATTAAAGGTGCATTAGAAATAATCGATGCTGATGCATATTTCGTCCTGACAGGATGCACGGCAGGGATAATAGGTGATGATGTCGTAAGCGTTGCGGAAGAGTTCAGGGAACAGGGTTACGAAGTCTATGCCATAGACACACCTGGATTCGCAGGAGACAGCAACCTGGGTTATGAGATTGTCTGGAATAATTTGATAGACAATGTCATAGAGGAGCCGTCGGAAAAGGATGATAAGCTTGTAAATATTTTTGGAATAATTCCATATCATGATCCTTTCTGGAGCGGCTCACTTGAGGAAATTGCCAGAATCCTTTCCGGACTTGGACTGAGGGTAAATACATTTTTTACCGGACACCAGAATATAGAAACAGTCAAAAAATGTTCCAATGCGGCATTGAATATCATTGTGAATCCCTGGCTGTTTAAGGGACCGGCGGAAAAATTTGAAAGGAAATTCGGAGTTCCGTACGTAAGGATTCCGGGATTATTTATCGGAGCAACAGATACAACGGAATTCATAAGAAAAGTCGCGGATGCCATGAAACTTGACAGGCAGAAGACCGAAGACTATATCAGGGCAGAAGAAGACTATGTATATAATTACCTTGCACAGGCAATAGGTGTTGTGAGCTGGAAAAGGTTTGCTGTTGTGGCAGATGCAAATAATGCAGTAGGCATTACGAGATATCTCGCTAATGATTACAGCTTTACACCTGTTCTTGTGATAATTACGGAACCCATATTCAGGCAGGAGGATAAAGAAAGGATCGTTTCTGAAATAAGCAGGCTGGAATATGCTTCCCCGCCAAAAGTTATTTTTGAAACTGACCAGTATGAAATAAACAGAGCCATACGTGAAGAGGAAAATGAGATCACCCTGCTGCTTGGAAGCAGTAATGAAAGGGAGGTTGCCCTGGAAAAAGATATCCAGTTCATACTTGCATCATTTCCGATGAATGAGAGGCTGGTGTTTAACAGGACATATGCCGGCTACAGGGGAAGCCTGACATTTACGGAAGATATTTATGATAATAACTGA
- a CDS encoding transporter substrate-binding domain-containing protein: MKKFGKIAAVTLGTSVVLSSILTGCGSRADVVKAAGNDSTGDVKKVVIGSGVSYNPYCYLDEDGNAVGYEYDVLKEIDELLPQYEFEYQSMAFDQLVLSLESGKIDLAAHQYEYTKEREEKYLFSNESYTSYITYLAVLKDDTATSLEDLAGEKIRTGGSTSATAQILTNWNEEHPGQEVELVFAEDSSDEEAAAALKSGASRATVLKKSDVTKMNKNFSDDGEDWLKSVGEPINNSKTYYLYRKDETELRDAVDGALKTLKENGTLSELAIKWVGYDVTEEE; this comes from the coding sequence ATGAAAAAATTCGGGAAAATCGCAGCGGTTACATTAGGTACATCAGTTGTTTTATCATCAATCCTCACTGGCTGCGGTAGCAGGGCGGATGTTGTAAAAGCTGCAGGAAATGACAGCACCGGGGATGTAAAGAAGGTCGTTATAGGTTCAGGAGTAAGTTATAATCCGTACTGCTATCTGGATGAAGACGGTAATGCTGTAGGCTACGAGTATGATGTGCTTAAGGAAATAGATGAACTGCTCCCACAGTATGAGTTTGAATATCAGTCAATGGCATTTGACCAGCTTGTTCTTTCACTTGAATCAGGTAAGATAGATCTTGCAGCACATCAATATGAATACACTAAGGAAAGAGAAGAGAAGTATCTGTTTTCGAATGAGTCTTACACATCTTACATTACTTACCTTGCAGTGCTGAAAGATGATACGGCGACTTCCCTGGAGGATCTTGCCGGGGAGAAGATAAGAACCGGCGGCTCGACAAGTGCAACAGCCCAGATCCTGACGAACTGGAATGAGGAACATCCCGGACAGGAGGTCGAGCTTGTATTTGCAGAGGACAGTTCTGATGAAGAGGCAGCGGCAGCATTAAAATCCGGTGCTTCCAGAGCTACAGTCCTTAAAAAGAGTGACGTAACGAAAATGAACAAAAATTTCAGTGATGACGGAGAAGACTGGCTTAAATCAGTAGGAGAGCCCATCAATAACTCAAAAACCTATTATCTTTACAGAAAAGATGAAACTGAGCTGAGGGATGCAGTTGACGGCGCATTGAAAACGTTAAAAGAGAATGGTACTTTGTCAGAGCTTGCGATCAAATGGGTTGGTTATGACGTTACCGAAGAGGAATAG
- a CDS encoding amino acid ABC transporter permease: protein MGNYFSSERFLVVFPKVLSAIGVNFRIVFVSMFFGTLLAVFVALVRLKKIPVLSFFVSVYISFMRGTPLLVQMMIAYYGIPFLLGGIFQNLFMINLNRLDAVIFVEIAIILNEGAFLGEIFRGAINAIPKVQSEAAYSIGMTKTQSFFRIVLPQAFKLVIPSYGVDLVGVFQNTSLVFTLGVVDLLGKAKTLGAASGHVLEGYIAATVIYISFSLLLKAFFYLLERKVYSYGI from the coding sequence ATGGGAAATTATTTCAGTTCTGAAAGGTTTCTCGTTGTTTTTCCAAAAGTCCTGTCAGCTATCGGGGTGAATTTCAGGATAGTGTTCGTTTCAATGTTTTTCGGGACTTTACTTGCAGTTTTTGTAGCTCTGGTAAGGCTGAAAAAGATACCGGTATTGAGCTTTTTTGTAAGTGTATATATTTCATTCATGAGAGGTACGCCGCTTCTTGTACAGATGATGATCGCTTATTATGGGATTCCATTTCTGCTTGGCGGGATTTTCCAAAATCTTTTCATGATAAACCTTAACCGTCTTGATGCAGTGATATTTGTTGAAATTGCAATAATACTGAATGAGGGAGCTTTTCTTGGAGAGATTTTCAGGGGTGCGATAAATGCGATTCCGAAAGTCCAGAGCGAGGCTGCATATTCGATCGGAATGACAAAGACACAGAGTTTTTTCAGGATAGTGCTCCCACAGGCTTTTAAATTGGTAATACCGTCTTACGGAGTTGATCTGGTCGGAGTGTTTCAGAATACATCACTGGTATTTACACTGGGGGTCGTTGATCTTCTGGGAAAGGCAAAAACGCTTGGGGCTGCAAGCGGACATGTTCTTGAAGGATATATTGCGGCAACGGTCATATATATTTCATTCAGCCTGCTGCTGAAGGCTTTTTTCTATTTGTTGGAAAGGAAGGTGTACAGTTATGGAATTTAA
- a CDS encoding amino acid ABC transporter permease encodes MEFKTEAFLESFLSAVRYIPVTIELSAVTFIVSLILGAVIATVRHYRVKVLSQLLAFFVTVYMGMPMMVALVLYNLIFMTCYPDFAGRFGIKIPISEINPIFIGFFALILGYTCILSEAVRGAYKGVAKIQFEAGYSIGLTKFQTLRRIILPQMIPILLPGIQNSMIGLLKASNLVSAISVIEVMNGALLPSVRYYSYLEAYVAAALVYWMIGIVIELIAHFTEKRIENYKEVNCRDRANRGKEMLWQT; translated from the coding sequence ATGGAATTTAAGACGGAGGCCTTTCTGGAATCTTTTCTGTCAGCAGTCAGATATATTCCCGTTACTATTGAACTTTCGGCAGTAACGTTCATAGTCAGTCTTATTCTGGGGGCGGTCATTGCAACTGTCAGGCACTACAGGGTGAAGGTTCTCTCTCAGCTTCTGGCATTTTTTGTAACAGTATACATGGGGATGCCAATGATGGTCGCACTGGTGCTTTATAACCTTATTTTTATGACCTGCTATCCGGATTTTGCCGGCAGATTCGGGATAAAAATCCCCATCAGCGAAATCAATCCGATCTTTATAGGCTTTTTTGCCCTGATACTTGGATATACCTGCATTTTAAGTGAGGCGGTAAGGGGCGCATACAAGGGCGTTGCAAAGATTCAGTTTGAAGCCGGCTACAGCATCGGACTGACAAAGTTTCAGACTTTAAGGAGGATAATCCTGCCGCAGATGATACCTATACTTCTGCCGGGGATTCAGAATTCGATGATAGGTCTTTTGAAGGCATCCAATCTTGTCAGCGCCATATCCGTAATAGAGGTCATGAATGGAGCTCTGCTTCCGAGCGTGAGGTATTACAGTTATCTCGAAGCTTATGTTGCAGCCGCACTTGTTTACTGGATGATAGGAATAGTTATTGAGCTTATCGCGCATTTTACTGAAAAAAGAATTGAAAATTACAAGGAGGTGAACTGCCGTGATAGAGCTAACCGGGGTAAAGAAATGCTTTGGCAGACATGA